A genomic region of Procambarus clarkii isolate CNS0578487 chromosome 30, FALCON_Pclarkii_2.0, whole genome shotgun sequence contains the following coding sequences:
- the LOC138370072 gene encoding AF4/FMR2 family member lilli-like isoform X1, with product MVENVRGQCGRAAVTRVASSRVELRACRVRACRGVHVVGVNSCAAPAPCPAHYGLCVPVVVTLTDPDSGLGTVQPDREAILKIVEANRKKAAGKRLTACRGEEVKQQQLSHTPAAAPSPRPTQQQQQQQQRHHRQEPPPSGADVERIALAVQRWAQGFDKEEKPERHYQEKGRQYEELVGTLAELAAEKRAGRVAPGPEPPTGAPRHHEAVQLFSELMQTDDVSTIAAQIANQAELIYQTWKTTGLNPTELIRYHSVTSEGSSLFDGAEQAAAGEPSCAGQPSLNVKPRMPARSLSPAPPGSSPVVSRKLVEPALHNGRPHAASPVRTLNTSPRPYVPPGSAPQSPGAQHQQQPLYPNNNNAAQSAPQSPRQAYTSPTSPLLTQGSPRPYVAPAAPQSPRGTLTQPPPPPERSSSYPGVDPAQQQQDSPLNLLGDPDFEASLQELVNSFVLEDKARHHAAAVAALASQRPKSAPSTIQEALQRFERQMAITSRAAAHAADHITGPASLMSSSSAMSSIGRFAQQQIAHMASNMASSGMSSSSLSPSNNSPSANAAARRYGGARSDTSVSTEWSRMQTEHEARSRRSASPNPPVSQPGWNEGPPPNTSTWPLKNKQPAIIERKSKQSHTSSSHAVSSAGAASSYSSSTSSTATNYITTLETRVEGSGAQKYSNVPLRHKVVTMSAVDQEEERLMHALRTGTLIDDGDHLRPIGQVRPLSAPSIPTHSLSPAHPANNTVITGGLTNSTVAHSETTELPAQARRPKYSISVTVDVDKPTEIHQQRIQQQQQGQQQKMQTQQQIQQQKIQQQQHQAQQKIQQQIHQQQTQQQLQQSNMRQQQVQQSVIRQASNAATTRDSPARQTGKAVEGDMSAVDFAKVRYQESQQHPHSSQRLDDYRSISKQVVNGDGRVMMARTRFENGSTSLSDSMWRGTLSIQADEVGSTLPEFYRRKLRKMRKAGSPEPLVAGSISALPHPELTDQQKAHIRERSQSPTTGYNSAGVAIRPFLTQGSVAERVLIFERAPTEMKPKPGAPIAAAPEKRRPAISTWRDPDEVRSLAQFWNILSFLGALDDLTDGLQSTTSATSPPSTIRQIEAPPPATQETKALVS from the coding sequence ATGGTTGAGAATGTGCGCGGCCAGTGCGGGCGTGCGGCGGTGACCAGGGTCGCCAGTAGTCGTGTGGAGTTGCGTGCGTGCCGTGTGCGTGCGTGCCGCGGCGTACACGTGGTGGGCGTAAATTCATGCGCCGCGCCCGCGCCCTGTCCCGCGCACTATGGGTTGTGTGTCCCAGTAGTGGTCACCCTCACCGACCCAGACAGTGGACTAGGCACTGTCCAGCCTGACAGAGAGGCCATTTTGAAAATAGTTGAAGCCAACCGTAAGAAGGCTGCAGGTAAACGGCTTACAGCGTGTagaggggaggaagtgaagcagcagcagctgtcCCACACGCCGGCAGCCGCCCCCTCACCCCGGcccacgcagcagcagcagcagcagcagcagcggcatcaCCGACAGGAGCCTCCACCCTCAGGGGCGGATGTAGAACGCATAGCGCTTGCCGTGCAGCGGTGGGCACAAGGCTTCGATAAAGAGGAGAAACCAGAGCGACATTATCAGGAGAAAGGTCGCCAGTACGAGGAGCTGGTGGGCACGCTGGCCGAGCTGGCGGCGGAGAAGCGGGCAGGGCGCGTGGCCCCCGGCCCGGAGCCGCCCACGGGCGCCCCGCGTCATCATGAGGCAGTTCAACTCTTCTCTGAACTCATGCAGACCGACGACGTCTCCACCATAGCGGCGCAGATCGCCAATCAGGCCGAGCTTATCTACCAGACGTGGAAGACGACCGGTCTGAACCCCACCGAGCTTATCCGCTACCACAGCGTTACCTCAGAGGGCAGCAGCCTGTTCGACGGGGCCGAGCAGGCTGCAGCTGGAGAGCCGAGCTGCGCCGGGCAGCCTTCACTGAACGTCAAGCCGCGCATGCCCGCCAGGAGCCTCAGTCCTGCGCCGCCCGGCTCCTCGCCAGTGGTGTCCAGAAAACTAGTGGAACCTGCCCTTCACAACGGCAGGCCCCACGCCGCCTCCCCCGTCCGTACCCTCAACACCTCCCCACGCCCCTACGTGCCCCCGGGCTCGGCGCCACAGTCGCCAGGcgcgcaacaccagcaacaaccattgtatcccaacaacaacaacgctgCCCAATCGGCGCCACAGTCCCCCCGTCAGGCTTACACCTCCCCTACCTCCCCCTTGTTGACACAGGGCAGCCCCCGGCCCTACGTAGCCCCGGCAGCTCCCCAGTCTCCTCGGGGGACTCTTACCCAGCCGCCCCCGCCCCCTGAGAGATCCTCATCCTACCCAGGTGTTGATCCTGCTCAGCAGCAGCAGGATAGTCCTCTCAATCTTCTTGGCGATCCTGATTTCGAGGCGTCATTGCAAGAGTTGGTGAACTCTTTTGTGCTGGAGGACAAGGCGCGTCACCACGCAGCCGCGGTCGCCGCCCTGGCGTCGCAACGACCAAAGAGCGCCCCCTCGACCATCCAGGAGGCGCTCCAGAGGTTCGAACGACAGATGGCCATAACCTCCCGCGCGGCTGCCCACGCTGCTGATCACATTACTGGCCCCGCATCTTTAATGTCTTCGTCTAGCGCAATGAGCAGCATTGGACGATTTGCGCAACAGCAGATTGCTCACATGGCGAGCAACATGGCCAGCAGCGGCATGAGCAGCAGTAGCTTGAGCCCCTCAAACAACAGCCCTAGTGCCAATGCAGCTGCACGACGGTATGGCGGAGCCAGAAGCGACACCTCCGTGTCGACGGAGTGGTCACGCATGCAGACGGAGCATGAGGCTCGTAGCCGTCGCTCTGCCTCTCCAAACCCGCCGGTATCTCAGCCCGGCTGGAACGAAGGACCTCCGCCCAACACCTCCACTTGGCCCCTCAAGAACAAACAACCAGCAATCATTGAAAGAAAATCAAAACAAAGTCACACTTCCTCTTCCCACGCCGTATCGTCTGCGGGGGCGGCGTCCTCGTATTCGTCctccaccagcagcaccgccaccaacTACATCACCACGCTGGAGACGCGGGTGGAGGGCTCAGGAGCCCAGAAGTACTCCAATGTGCCACTTCGACACAAGGTTGTGACCATGTCTGCCGTCGACCAGGAGGAGGAGCGTCTAATGCACGCTCTCCGGACCGGCACGCTCATTGATGACGGCGACCACTTGAGACCCATCGGTCAGGTTCGGCCCTTGTCTGCACCTTCCATCCCCACCCACAGCCTTTCCCCCGCCCACCCGGCCAATAATACTGTCATCACCGGCGGCCTCACCAACAGTACTGTGGCCCACTCTGAGACAACCGAGCTGCCTGCTCAGGCCAGGAGACCCAAGTATTCCATCAGTGTCACTGTTGATGTTGACAAGCCAACAGAAATTCATCAACAGCGgatccaacaacagcaacagggtCAACAACAAAAGATGCAGACCCAGCAACAGATTCAGCAACAAAAaatacagcagcagcaacatcaggcacaacaaaaaatacagcaacaGATACATCAACAACAAACgcaacagcagctgcagcagagTAACATGAGGCAACAGCAGGTGCAGCAGAGCGTCATAAGACAGGCGTCAAACGCGGCCACGACTCGTGACTCCCCCGCCCGACAGACAGGAAAGGCAGTCGAAGGCGACATGTCGGCCGTGGACTTCGCTAAGGTTCGTTACCAGGAGTCTCAACAGCACCCACACTCCTCGCAGCGGCTGGATGACTACCGCAGCATCTCGAAGCAAGTCGTTAACGGGGACGGACGCGTCATGATGGCGCGGACCCGTTTCGAAAATGGCAGCACCTCGCTGTCAGATTCCATGTGGAGGGGGACCCTCAGCATCCAAGCGGATGAAGTGGGTTCCACCCTGCCTGAATTTTACCGACGCAAGTTACGTAAAATGAGGAAGGCAGGGTCGCCGGAGCCGCTGGTCGCTGGCAGCATTTCAGCTCTGCCGCACCCCGAGCTGACCGATCAACAGAAAGCTCACATCAGAGAGAGATCGCAGTCTCCCACCACCGGATACAACAGCGCAGGGGTAGCCATCAGACCCTTCCTCACTCAGGGCAGCGTGGCCGAACGGGTCCTCATCTTCGAACGTGCCCCAACAGAGATGAAGCCCAAGCCTGGAGCGCCCATTGCAGCAGCTCCGGAGAAGCGCCGACCAGCCATCTCTACCTGGCGCGATCCTGACGAGGTTCGCTCCCTCGCCCAG
- the LOC138370072 gene encoding AF4/FMR2 family member lilli-like isoform X2 — protein MVENVRGQCGRAAVTRVASSRVELRACRVRACRGVHVVGVNSCAAPAPCPAHYGLCVPVVVTLTDPDSGLGTVQPDREAILKIVEANRKKAAGKRLTACRGEEVKQQQLSHTPAAAPSPRPTQQQQQQQQRHHRQEPPPSGADVERIALAVQRWAQGFDKEEKPERHYQEKGRQYEELVGTLAELAAEKRAGRVAPGPEPPTGAPRHHEAVQLFSELMQTDDVSTIAAQIANQAELIYQTWKTTGLNPTELIRYHSVTSEGSSLFDGAEQAAAGEPSCAGQPSLNVKPRMPARSLSPAPPGSSPVVSRKLVEPALHNGRPHAASPVRTLNTSPRPYVPPGSAPQSPGAQHQQQPLYPNNNNAAQSAPQSPRQAYTSPTSPLLTQGSPRPYVAPAAPQSPRGTLTQPPPPPERSSSYPGVDPAQQQQDSPLNLLGDPDFEASLQELVNSFVLEDKARHHAAAVAALASQRPKSAPSTIQEALQRFERQMAITSRAAAHAADHITGPASLMSSSSAMSSIGRFAQQQIAHMASNMASSGMSSSSLSPSNNSPSANAAARRYGGARSDTSVSTEWSRMQTEHEARSRRSASPNPPVSQPGWNEGPPPNTSTWPLKNKQPAIIERKSKQSHTSSSHAVSSAGAASSYSSSTSSTATNYITTLETRVEGSGAQKYSNVPLRHKVVTMSAVDQEEERLMHALRTGTLIDDGDHLRPIGQVRPLSAPSIPTHSLSPAHPANNTVITGGLTNSTVAHSETTELPAQARRPKYSISVTVDVDKPTEIHQQRIQQQQQGQQQKMQTQQQIQQQKIQQQQHQAQQKIQQQIHQQQTQQQLQQSNMRQQQVQQSVIRQASNAATTRDSPARQTGKAVEGDMSAVDFAKVRYQESQQHPHSSQRLDDYRSISKQVVNGDGRVMMARTRFENGSTSLSDSMWRGTLSIQADEVGSTLPEFYRRKLRKMRKAGSPEPLVAGSISALPHPELTDQQKAHIRERSQSPTTGYNSAGVAIRPFLTQGSVAERVLIFERAPTEMKPKPGAPIAAAPEKRRPAISTWRDPDEVRSLAQDGLQSTTSATSPPSTIRQIEAPPPATQETKALVS, from the coding sequence ATGGTTGAGAATGTGCGCGGCCAGTGCGGGCGTGCGGCGGTGACCAGGGTCGCCAGTAGTCGTGTGGAGTTGCGTGCGTGCCGTGTGCGTGCGTGCCGCGGCGTACACGTGGTGGGCGTAAATTCATGCGCCGCGCCCGCGCCCTGTCCCGCGCACTATGGGTTGTGTGTCCCAGTAGTGGTCACCCTCACCGACCCAGACAGTGGACTAGGCACTGTCCAGCCTGACAGAGAGGCCATTTTGAAAATAGTTGAAGCCAACCGTAAGAAGGCTGCAGGTAAACGGCTTACAGCGTGTagaggggaggaagtgaagcagcagcagctgtcCCACACGCCGGCAGCCGCCCCCTCACCCCGGcccacgcagcagcagcagcagcagcagcagcggcatcaCCGACAGGAGCCTCCACCCTCAGGGGCGGATGTAGAACGCATAGCGCTTGCCGTGCAGCGGTGGGCACAAGGCTTCGATAAAGAGGAGAAACCAGAGCGACATTATCAGGAGAAAGGTCGCCAGTACGAGGAGCTGGTGGGCACGCTGGCCGAGCTGGCGGCGGAGAAGCGGGCAGGGCGCGTGGCCCCCGGCCCGGAGCCGCCCACGGGCGCCCCGCGTCATCATGAGGCAGTTCAACTCTTCTCTGAACTCATGCAGACCGACGACGTCTCCACCATAGCGGCGCAGATCGCCAATCAGGCCGAGCTTATCTACCAGACGTGGAAGACGACCGGTCTGAACCCCACCGAGCTTATCCGCTACCACAGCGTTACCTCAGAGGGCAGCAGCCTGTTCGACGGGGCCGAGCAGGCTGCAGCTGGAGAGCCGAGCTGCGCCGGGCAGCCTTCACTGAACGTCAAGCCGCGCATGCCCGCCAGGAGCCTCAGTCCTGCGCCGCCCGGCTCCTCGCCAGTGGTGTCCAGAAAACTAGTGGAACCTGCCCTTCACAACGGCAGGCCCCACGCCGCCTCCCCCGTCCGTACCCTCAACACCTCCCCACGCCCCTACGTGCCCCCGGGCTCGGCGCCACAGTCGCCAGGcgcgcaacaccagcaacaaccattgtatcccaacaacaacaacgctgCCCAATCGGCGCCACAGTCCCCCCGTCAGGCTTACACCTCCCCTACCTCCCCCTTGTTGACACAGGGCAGCCCCCGGCCCTACGTAGCCCCGGCAGCTCCCCAGTCTCCTCGGGGGACTCTTACCCAGCCGCCCCCGCCCCCTGAGAGATCCTCATCCTACCCAGGTGTTGATCCTGCTCAGCAGCAGCAGGATAGTCCTCTCAATCTTCTTGGCGATCCTGATTTCGAGGCGTCATTGCAAGAGTTGGTGAACTCTTTTGTGCTGGAGGACAAGGCGCGTCACCACGCAGCCGCGGTCGCCGCCCTGGCGTCGCAACGACCAAAGAGCGCCCCCTCGACCATCCAGGAGGCGCTCCAGAGGTTCGAACGACAGATGGCCATAACCTCCCGCGCGGCTGCCCACGCTGCTGATCACATTACTGGCCCCGCATCTTTAATGTCTTCGTCTAGCGCAATGAGCAGCATTGGACGATTTGCGCAACAGCAGATTGCTCACATGGCGAGCAACATGGCCAGCAGCGGCATGAGCAGCAGTAGCTTGAGCCCCTCAAACAACAGCCCTAGTGCCAATGCAGCTGCACGACGGTATGGCGGAGCCAGAAGCGACACCTCCGTGTCGACGGAGTGGTCACGCATGCAGACGGAGCATGAGGCTCGTAGCCGTCGCTCTGCCTCTCCAAACCCGCCGGTATCTCAGCCCGGCTGGAACGAAGGACCTCCGCCCAACACCTCCACTTGGCCCCTCAAGAACAAACAACCAGCAATCATTGAAAGAAAATCAAAACAAAGTCACACTTCCTCTTCCCACGCCGTATCGTCTGCGGGGGCGGCGTCCTCGTATTCGTCctccaccagcagcaccgccaccaacTACATCACCACGCTGGAGACGCGGGTGGAGGGCTCAGGAGCCCAGAAGTACTCCAATGTGCCACTTCGACACAAGGTTGTGACCATGTCTGCCGTCGACCAGGAGGAGGAGCGTCTAATGCACGCTCTCCGGACCGGCACGCTCATTGATGACGGCGACCACTTGAGACCCATCGGTCAGGTTCGGCCCTTGTCTGCACCTTCCATCCCCACCCACAGCCTTTCCCCCGCCCACCCGGCCAATAATACTGTCATCACCGGCGGCCTCACCAACAGTACTGTGGCCCACTCTGAGACAACCGAGCTGCCTGCTCAGGCCAGGAGACCCAAGTATTCCATCAGTGTCACTGTTGATGTTGACAAGCCAACAGAAATTCATCAACAGCGgatccaacaacagcaacagggtCAACAACAAAAGATGCAGACCCAGCAACAGATTCAGCAACAAAAaatacagcagcagcaacatcaggcacaacaaaaaatacagcaacaGATACATCAACAACAAACgcaacagcagctgcagcagagTAACATGAGGCAACAGCAGGTGCAGCAGAGCGTCATAAGACAGGCGTCAAACGCGGCCACGACTCGTGACTCCCCCGCCCGACAGACAGGAAAGGCAGTCGAAGGCGACATGTCGGCCGTGGACTTCGCTAAGGTTCGTTACCAGGAGTCTCAACAGCACCCACACTCCTCGCAGCGGCTGGATGACTACCGCAGCATCTCGAAGCAAGTCGTTAACGGGGACGGACGCGTCATGATGGCGCGGACCCGTTTCGAAAATGGCAGCACCTCGCTGTCAGATTCCATGTGGAGGGGGACCCTCAGCATCCAAGCGGATGAAGTGGGTTCCACCCTGCCTGAATTTTACCGACGCAAGTTACGTAAAATGAGGAAGGCAGGGTCGCCGGAGCCGCTGGTCGCTGGCAGCATTTCAGCTCTGCCGCACCCCGAGCTGACCGATCAACAGAAAGCTCACATCAGAGAGAGATCGCAGTCTCCCACCACCGGATACAACAGCGCAGGGGTAGCCATCAGACCCTTCCTCACTCAGGGCAGCGTGGCCGAACGGGTCCTCATCTTCGAACGTGCCCCAACAGAGATGAAGCCCAAGCCTGGAGCGCCCATTGCAGCAGCTCCGGAGAAGCGCCGACCAGCCATCTCTACCTGGCGCGATCCTGACGAGGTTCGCTCCCTCGCCCAG